The following coding sequences lie in one Xanthomonas hortorum pv. pelargonii genomic window:
- the lpdA gene encoding dihydrolipoyl dehydrogenase encodes MSEQFDVVVIGAGPAGYHAAIRAAQLGMKVACIDAALGKDGKPALGGTCLRVGCIPSKALLDSSRQFWNMGHLFGDHGISFNDAKMDVPTMIGRKDKIVKQFTGGIAMLFKANKITPYYGFGQLLPGNIVKVAQHEGGEIELKGTNVILAPGSESIELPFAKFEGDTIVDNVGGLDFTAVPKRMAVIGAGVIGLELGSVWKRLGAEVTILEALPDFLALADAEVAKTALKEFKKQGLDIKLGAKVSKTEITGSGDAKQVVVSYTDAAGEQTLTVDKLLVAVGRKAATKNLLADGTGVKLNERGQIEVDGHCHTGVDGVWAVGDCVRGPMLAHKGFEEGIAVAELIAGLPGHVNFDTIPWVIYTEPEIAWVGKTEQQLKAEGVAYKAGSFPFAAIGRAVAMGEPAGFVKVIADAETDRVLGMHLVGVGVSELVHEGVLTMEFNGSADDLARICHAHPTLSEAIHDAAMAVSKRAIHKAN; translated from the coding sequence ATGAGCGAACAATTCGACGTCGTCGTCATCGGTGCCGGTCCGGCCGGTTATCACGCTGCGATTCGCGCGGCCCAGCTGGGCATGAAGGTCGCCTGCATCGACGCGGCACTCGGCAAGGACGGCAAGCCCGCCCTGGGCGGGACCTGCCTGCGCGTGGGCTGCATTCCGTCCAAGGCGCTGCTGGATTCCTCGCGCCAGTTCTGGAACATGGGCCATCTGTTCGGCGACCACGGCATCAGCTTCAACGACGCCAAGATGGACGTGCCCACCATGATCGGCCGCAAGGACAAGATCGTGAAGCAGTTCACCGGCGGCATCGCGATGCTGTTCAAGGCGAACAAGATCACGCCGTACTACGGCTTCGGCCAGCTGCTGCCGGGCAACATCGTCAAGGTCGCCCAGCACGAAGGCGGCGAGATCGAGCTCAAGGGCACCAATGTGATCCTGGCTCCGGGCTCGGAGTCGATCGAGCTGCCGTTCGCCAAGTTCGAAGGCGACACCATCGTCGACAACGTCGGCGGCCTGGACTTCACCGCCGTGCCCAAGCGCATGGCAGTGATCGGGGCCGGCGTGATCGGCCTGGAACTGGGCAGCGTGTGGAAGCGTCTGGGCGCCGAGGTCACCATCCTCGAAGCGCTGCCGGACTTCCTGGCCCTGGCCGATGCCGAAGTGGCAAAGACCGCACTGAAGGAATTCAAGAAGCAGGGCCTGGATATCAAGCTCGGCGCCAAGGTCAGCAAGACCGAAATCACCGGCAGCGGCGATGCCAAGCAGGTGGTGGTCAGCTACACCGACGCCGCCGGCGAGCAGACCCTCACCGTGGACAAGTTGCTGGTGGCCGTGGGCCGCAAGGCTGCGACCAAGAATCTGCTGGCCGACGGTACCGGCGTCAAGCTCAACGAGCGTGGCCAGATCGAAGTGGACGGGCATTGCCACACCGGCGTCGATGGCGTGTGGGCGGTCGGCGACTGCGTGCGCGGCCCGATGCTGGCGCACAAGGGCTTCGAAGAAGGCATTGCGGTTGCCGAACTGATCGCTGGCCTGCCGGGCCACGTCAACTTCGACACCATTCCGTGGGTCATCTACACCGAGCCGGAGATTGCCTGGGTCGGCAAGACCGAGCAGCAGTTGAAGGCCGAGGGCGTCGCCTACAAGGCCGGCAGCTTCCCGTTCGCGGCGATCGGCCGTGCGGTGGCCATGGGCGAGCCGGCCGGCTTCGTCAAGGTGATCGCCGATGCCGAAACCGACCGCGTGCTGGGCATGCACCTGGTCGGCGTGGGCGTGTCCGAACTGGTGCACGAAGGTGTGCTGACGATGGAGTTCAACGGCTCGGCCGACGATCTGGCCCGCATCTGCCATGCGCATCCGACGCTGTCCGAAGCGATCCACGATGCCGCAATGGCAGTGAGCAAGCGCGCGATCCATAAGGCGAACTGA
- a CDS encoding TIGR00730 family Rossman fold protein, with product MKSICVYCGSNVGNKPAYAERATALGQRIAEQGLRLVYGGGNVGLMGTMANAVLAAGGEVTGVIPQQLADWEVAHRGLTTLEIVGSMHERKMRMFELSDAFVALPGGFGTMEEIFEMLTWRQLGIGNKPCAFLDIEGFYAPLIGMIDRMVEERFLHPDQRTDLWYGNDLAQMLEWMQHYTPAQASKWIDEKRRSTLV from the coding sequence ATGAAATCGATCTGCGTCTACTGCGGTTCCAATGTCGGCAACAAACCCGCCTACGCCGAGCGTGCCACCGCGCTGGGTCAGCGCATCGCCGAGCAGGGCTTGCGCCTGGTCTATGGCGGCGGCAACGTGGGTCTGATGGGCACGATGGCCAATGCGGTGCTGGCGGCCGGTGGCGAGGTGACCGGGGTGATTCCGCAGCAGCTGGCCGATTGGGAAGTGGCCCATCGCGGGCTGACCACGCTGGAAATCGTCGGCTCCATGCATGAGCGCAAGATGCGCATGTTCGAGCTGTCCGATGCCTTCGTCGCCCTGCCCGGCGGCTTCGGCACCATGGAAGAGATCTTCGAGATGCTGACCTGGCGCCAGCTGGGCATCGGCAACAAGCCCTGCGCATTCCTGGATATCGAAGGCTTTTACGCACCGCTGATCGGCATGATCGATCGCATGGTGGAAGAGCGCTTCCTGCATCCGGACCAGCGCACCGACCTGTGGTACGGCAACGATCTGGCGCAGATGCTGGAGTGGATGCAGCACTACACGCCGGCGCAGGCTTCCAAGTGGATCGACGAGAAGCGCCGCTCCACCCTGGTGTGA
- a CDS encoding IMPACT family protein — MATMLDTLAADAHHSLDIKHSRFLANAAALESPAHALAIVQRMSVPDATHNCWAYRFGQEYRSSDDGEPSGTAGRPILAAIDGQGYDRVVVVVTRWYGGIKLGAGGLMRAYGGTAAECLRMATRRPLMTLCALELQCRFDDLGVVHVALNAFHATKLNERFDATGALLDIHIAADQLLGLKERLRDATGNRARLTGAETC; from the coding sequence ATGGCGACGATGCTCGATACCCTCGCCGCTGACGCGCACCACAGCCTGGACATCAAGCACAGTCGCTTTCTGGCCAACGCTGCTGCATTGGAATCGCCCGCGCACGCGCTGGCGATCGTGCAGCGCATGTCCGTGCCCGATGCCACCCACAACTGCTGGGCGTACCGATTCGGGCAGGAATACCGCTCCAGCGACGATGGCGAGCCCAGCGGCACCGCCGGCCGGCCGATTCTGGCGGCCATCGATGGCCAGGGCTACGACCGCGTGGTGGTGGTGGTCACGCGTTGGTACGGCGGCATCAAGCTCGGCGCGGGTGGATTGATGCGCGCCTACGGCGGGACGGCAGCGGAATGCCTGCGCATGGCCACTCGTCGTCCACTGATGACGCTGTGCGCGCTTGAACTGCAATGCCGGTTCGATGATCTTGGCGTGGTGCACGTCGCACTCAATGCGTTCCACGCCACTAAACTCAACGAGCGTTTCGATGCAACTGGTGCCCTGCTAGACATCCACATAGCGGCCGATCAACTTCTCGGCCTGAAAGAGCGACTGCGCGATGCGACAGGCAATCGGGCTCGACTAACTGGCGCGGAAACCTGCTGA
- a CDS encoding ABC transporter transmembrane domain-containing protein, producing the protein MNQPAAARPSPLRKLGSLRTLWPFVQRQRGLFAAWLIALAISSAATLSLPAAVKQMIDHGFSGGSQINQAFALLFAVAVVLALATAARFYFVALLGEKVVADLRGRLYAHLIGLDAGFHDRSRSGELVSRLSADSELLRGVIGTTMSVALRSSVTVIGSMVMLFVTSPRLAGFTLIGIPLAVLPIVLGARRLQKISRASQDRVADANTLAAETLGAVRTVQAHAREGYESHRFSQALLAAIETARLRIRTQATVTAVAIMLIFGAIVGVLWLGAHDVIGGRMTPGTLGQFVLYALIGGGSVGALAEVWNELQRAAGGMGRVGELLDEQPAIVAPATPQPLPQPLRGAIHFDQVVFHYPQRPDAPALDHFDLHVLPGETVALVGPSGAGKSTVLSMLLRFHDPVSGKLRVDDVDLRDTDPVLLRERIALVPQQPTLFAASAADNIRYGRLEASDAQVEAAAVAAEADVFIRALPQGYASELGERGARLSGGQQQRVAIARALLKDAPILLLDEATSALDAQSERAVQQALDRLMEGRTTLVIAHRLATVLKADRIVVMDAGRIVAQGTHAQLIAEGGLYAELARLQFIDQ; encoded by the coding sequence ATGAACCAGCCAGCCGCCGCCAGGCCCAGCCCATTGCGGAAGCTTGGCAGCCTGCGCACCTTGTGGCCGTTCGTGCAGCGCCAGCGTGGCCTGTTCGCCGCCTGGCTGATCGCACTGGCCATTTCCTCGGCCGCCACCTTGAGCCTGCCGGCGGCGGTCAAGCAGATGATCGACCACGGTTTCTCCGGCGGTTCGCAGATCAATCAGGCCTTCGCGCTGTTGTTTGCGGTGGCGGTGGTGCTGGCATTGGCCACGGCCGCGCGCTTTTACTTCGTCGCGTTGCTGGGCGAAAAAGTCGTCGCCGATCTGCGTGGCCGGTTGTACGCGCATCTGATCGGGCTGGACGCCGGCTTTCATGATCGCAGCCGCAGCGGCGAGCTGGTCTCGCGCCTGTCGGCCGACAGCGAGCTGCTGCGTGGGGTGATCGGCACCACCATGTCGGTGGCGTTGCGCAGCTCGGTGACGGTGATCGGCAGCATGGTGATGCTGTTCGTCACCAGCCCGCGGCTGGCCGGGTTCACGCTGATCGGCATCCCGCTGGCAGTGCTGCCGATCGTGCTGGGCGCACGCCGCCTGCAGAAGATCTCGCGCGCGAGCCAGGACCGTGTGGCCGACGCCAACACGCTGGCCGCCGAAACGCTGGGCGCGGTGCGCACCGTGCAGGCGCATGCGCGCGAAGGCTACGAAAGCCACCGTTTCAGCCAGGCCTTGTTGGCGGCGATCGAAACCGCGCGGCTGCGCATCCGTACCCAGGCCACCGTCACTGCGGTGGCGATCATGCTGATTTTCGGCGCGATCGTCGGGGTGCTGTGGCTGGGTGCGCACGATGTGATCGGCGGGCGCATGACGCCCGGCACGCTGGGGCAATTCGTGTTGTACGCGTTGATCGGCGGTGGTTCGGTCGGCGCATTGGCCGAGGTCTGGAACGAGTTGCAGCGCGCGGCCGGCGGCATGGGCCGCGTTGGCGAATTGCTCGACGAGCAACCGGCCATCGTCGCGCCGGCCACGCCGCAGCCATTGCCGCAGCCGTTGCGCGGTGCGATCCATTTCGATCAGGTGGTGTTTCATTATCCGCAGCGCCCCGATGCGCCTGCCCTGGATCACTTCGATCTGCATGTCCTTCCGGGCGAAACCGTGGCGCTGGTCGGGCCCTCCGGCGCCGGCAAGAGCACGGTGCTGTCGATGTTGCTGCGTTTCCACGACCCGGTCAGCGGCAAGCTGCGCGTCGACGATGTGGATCTGCGCGACACCGACCCGGTGCTGCTGCGCGAACGCATTGCCTTGGTGCCGCAGCAACCCACGCTGTTTGCCGCCAGCGCCGCCGACAACATCCGTTATGGGCGCCTGGAAGCGAGCGATGCGCAAGTGGAAGCCGCTGCCGTTGCCGCCGAAGCCGATGTCTTCATTCGCGCCCTGCCGCAGGGCTATGCCAGCGAACTGGGCGAACGCGGCGCACGCCTGTCCGGCGGCCAGCAGCAGCGTGTGGCGATCGCACGTGCATTGCTCAAGGACGCGCCGATCCTGCTGCTGGACGAGGCCACCAGCGCGCTGGACGCGCAGAGCGAGCGTGCCGTGCAGCAGGCGCTGGACCGGCTGATGGAAGGCCGCACCACGCTGGTCATCGCCCATCGCCTGGCCACCGTGCTCAAGGCCGACCGCATCGTGGTGATGGATGCCGGCCGCATCGTCGCACAGGGCACGCATGCGCAATTGATTGCCGAAGGCGGCCTGTATGCAGAGCTGGCGCGGCTACAGTTCATCGATCAGTGA
- a CDS encoding hydrogen peroxide-inducible genes activator, whose translation MPRPRTTIRQLSYFVALADTGSFTRAAEQMGVSQPSLSQQIRAFETIIGAALFERGVPAILTPLGRDLLDRARSILLDITDLEEVRATSADTLIGTIRLGVSPTLGAYLMPSLVARLHREHPALRVHVREGLPTVLAAGLASGLHDVILAQLPVAGRGLHSERLFREPLHVTMAADHPLRAKTFITPADLRGANLLTLMPEYRLAEQIAAIAMDVGATVLRDYEGTSLDAIRQMAGMGMGLALLPDLYVRQEIREGDDVVVRPIKGGRYYREIGLLWRQGAGRAPAFGLIADLLRAVAA comes from the coding sequence ATGCCTCGCCCTAGAACCACCATCCGCCAGCTCAGTTATTTTGTCGCGCTCGCCGACACCGGCAGCTTCACCCGCGCCGCCGAGCAGATGGGCGTGTCGCAACCCTCGCTGTCGCAGCAGATTCGCGCCTTCGAAACCATCATCGGTGCAGCGCTGTTCGAACGCGGCGTGCCGGCGATCCTGACGCCGCTGGGACGCGATCTGCTCGACCGCGCACGCAGCATCCTGCTCGACATCACCGACCTGGAAGAAGTGCGCGCCACCTCGGCCGACACGCTGATCGGCACCATCCGGCTCGGCGTGTCGCCCACGCTCGGCGCGTACCTGATGCCGAGCCTGGTCGCGCGCCTGCACCGCGAGCACCCGGCGCTGCGCGTGCATGTGCGCGAAGGCTTGCCGACGGTGCTGGCCGCAGGCCTGGCCAGCGGTCTGCATGACGTGATCCTTGCGCAATTGCCGGTCGCCGGGCGCGGCCTGCATAGCGAGCGGCTGTTCCGCGAACCGCTGCACGTGACCATGGCCGCCGATCACCCGTTGCGTGCCAAAACCTTCATCACACCGGCCGATCTGCGCGGTGCCAACCTGCTGACGTTGATGCCGGAATACCGGCTGGCCGAACAGATCGCCGCGATCGCCATGGACGTCGGCGCCACTGTCCTGCGCGATTACGAAGGCACCAGCCTGGATGCGATCCGCCAGATGGCCGGGATGGGCATGGGTCTTGCACTATTGCCAGACCTGTATGTGCGCCAGGAAATCCGCGAGGGCGACGACGTCGTCGTTCGGCCGATCAAAGGCGGACGCTACTATAGGGAGATCGGGCTGTTGTGGCGGCAAGGCGCAGGACGCGCGCCGGCCTTCGGCCTGATCGCCGATCTCCTGCGTGCGGTGGCCGCATAG